In Argopecten irradians isolate NY chromosome 11, Ai_NY, whole genome shotgun sequence, one DNA window encodes the following:
- the LOC138334996 gene encoding C3 and PZP-like alpha-2-macroglobulin domain-containing protein 8 has translation MAPCSCTSLALVLTGILSAWAQDGCPPGFSSNTDGCFYVSNTEATWAGALGYCNIEHGHLAYIETVEQQTLLANYLQQHYNESSIHVTTANDYHYHYLHDLGMDVTGHTSFTFNVKACHDAHIALSQDKGVDSRNTYEIVIGGWSDQQSVIRDCKQCAHMDTQNRIPHPLSCSQYRPFWVSWANNIIRVGHGNIVGKSQFMMWNDTAPHEVNYVAVATGFGSSGEWDITVGNYWPGQFWLGLSDLAVEGEWTWLPQQGSLNYANWGPNEPDNALNREHCALIDIHRNFTWSDDNCEERRNFICQVDL, from the exons ATGGCACCTTGTTCTTGCACATCGCTAGCTTTAGTTCTGACGGGGATTCTCTCAGCTTGGGCGCAGG ACGGTTGTCCCCCAGGCTTCAGTAGTAATACCGATGGTTGTTTCTACGTATCCAATACAGAGGCCACATGGGCTGGCGCATTG GGTTACTGTAACATTGAACATGGACACCTTGCCTACATCGAGACGGTCGAGCAACAGACTCTCTTGGCTAATTATCTGCAGCAACATTACAACG AGTCGAGCATCCACGTGACCACAGCGAACGACTATCACTATCACTATCTACATGACCTCGGGATGGACGTGACGGGACATACATCCTTCACCTTCAATGTTAAGGCGTGCCATGATGCCCACATTGCCCTATCACAGGACAAAGGCGTGGACTCCAGAAACACGTACGAGATTGTGATTGGAGGGTGGAGTGATCAGCAGTCAGTCATCCGTGATTGTAAACAATGCGCACACATGGACACCCAGAACCGCATACCACACCCACTTTCTTGCAGTCAGTATCGACCATTCTGGGTCAGTTGGGCGAATAATATCATCCGTGTAGGCCATGGCAACATCGTCGGGAAGAGTCAGTTCATGATGTGGAATGATACCGCCCCTCATGAGGTCAATTATGTAGCAGTTGCTACAGGGTTCGGTTCCAGTGGTGAATGGGATATTACAGTTG GAAATTACTGGCCTGGTCAGTTTTGGCTCGGACTCTCTGACCTAGCGGTAGAAGGGGAATGGACGTGGTTACCCCAGCAGGGCAGTCTAAACTACGCAAACTGGGGACCTAATGAGCCAGATAACGCCCTGAACCGTGAACATTGTGCTCTGATTGACATCCACAGAAACTTCACTTGGTCTGACGATAACTGCGAGGAACGTagaaacttcatttgtcaagtCGATCTGTAA